The following coding sequences lie in one Deinococcus sp. YIM 134068 genomic window:
- a CDS encoding L-dopachrome tautomerase-related protein, giving the protein MNRLIPLAALALGSALAQVLPQVPLRQGPPLELVHAFQGHMPVGVAVNSKGRIFVSFPRWEDPVPYSLAEIRGGREVPYPNAAINTTPIPYDDNRFVGVQGITVDAKDRLWVLDTGTFNLGPILSQNAPKLVGIDTTTNQIVKTIRFPASVVLKTTYLNDLRVDLRHGGDGVAYITDSGAESGAGLIVVDLASGRSWRKLTADVTVKPVPGFVSFADGRALLERPQGGPARSLGFAADSIALSPNGDFLYYAPTASRRLYAVPTAALRDENLSDAEVKAQVRDLGEKGVSDGFGEDTAGHIYTTNHEQNAIYRRLPEGDFETVVRDPRLIWPDTLSLQGGYLYILNNQLNRQARYHYGVDQRVKPYSLLRVRVDAQPVLLR; this is encoded by the coding sequence ATGAACCGACTCATCCCCCTCGCCGCGTTGGCGCTGGGTTCCGCCCTCGCCCAAGTCCTGCCGCAAGTGCCGCTGCGACAGGGACCGCCCCTCGAACTCGTCCACGCCTTCCAGGGGCACATGCCGGTCGGTGTGGCGGTGAACAGCAAGGGCCGCATCTTCGTGTCCTTCCCGCGCTGGGAGGACCCGGTGCCGTACTCCCTCGCGGAGATTCGCGGTGGGCGCGAGGTCCCCTACCCGAACGCGGCGATCAACACCACGCCCATTCCCTACGACGACAACCGCTTCGTCGGCGTGCAGGGCATCACCGTGGACGCGAAGGACCGGCTGTGGGTGCTCGACACGGGCACCTTCAACCTCGGGCCGATCCTCAGCCAGAACGCGCCCAAGCTCGTCGGCATCGACACGACCACGAATCAGATCGTCAAGACCATCCGCTTCCCGGCGAGCGTGGTGCTCAAGACCACCTACCTCAACGACCTGCGGGTGGACCTGCGCCACGGCGGAGACGGGGTGGCCTACATCACCGACTCGGGCGCGGAGAGCGGTGCGGGCCTCATCGTGGTGGACCTCGCCTCGGGCCGGAGCTGGCGCAAGCTGACGGCGGACGTGACCGTGAAGCCCGTGCCCGGCTTCGTCTCCTTCGCGGACGGGCGGGCGCTGCTGGAACGTCCGCAGGGCGGCCCGGCCCGGTCGCTGGGGTTCGCCGCCGACTCCATCGCCCTCAGCCCGAACGGGGACTTCCTGTACTACGCGCCGACCGCCTCCCGCCGCCTCTACGCCGTGCCCACCGCCGCCCTGCGCGACGAGAACCTCAGCGACGCCGAGGTGAAGGCCCAGGTGCGCGACCTCGGCGAGAAGGGCGTCTCCGACGGGTTCGGTGAGGACACCGCCGGGCACATCTACACCACCAACCACGAGCAGAACGCGATCTACCGCCGCCTGCCGGAAGGTGACTTCGAGACGGTCGTGCGCGACCCGCGCCTGATCTGGCCCGACACGCTTTCCCTTCAGGGCGGCTACCTCTACATCCTCAACAACCAGCTCAACCGCCAGGCCCGCTACCACTACGGGGTAGACCAGCGCGTGAAGCCCTACAGCCTGCTGCGGGTGAGGGTGGACGCGCAGCCGGTTCTGCTCAGGTAG
- a CDS encoding SDR family oxidoreductase: MAVNLKPLGEQVMVITGASSGIGLSTARMAAKEGVRLVLAARSEDALRQLVQEIEGAGGQAAFVVADVSREEDVARIAAIAQERFGGFDTWVNNAGIGMYGRLEELNVEDMRRLYDVNFWGLVYGSREALKTLKARGGALINVGSVVGDRSLPLQGLYASSKHAVKGFTDALRMELEDEGAPVSVTLVKPGPIDTPFPLNARNYLDTKPQHVPPVYAPETVARAILHAAAHPMRDVFVGGGGRGIAAFGNLAPRATDKAMEAGVIPGTQSGEPPLPPGSDSLYLPTGKLAERGDYPGMVQKVSVYTEGAMQSRKIGVAVVAAGLVVALLSAGRRR; this comes from the coding sequence ATGGCAGTCAACCTCAAACCCCTCGGCGAGCAGGTCATGGTCATCACGGGCGCGTCGAGTGGCATCGGCCTCTCCACGGCGCGGATGGCGGCGAAGGAGGGCGTACGGCTGGTCCTCGCTGCCCGCTCCGAGGACGCCCTGCGGCAACTGGTGCAGGAGATCGAGGGCGCGGGTGGGCAGGCCGCCTTCGTCGTCGCGGACGTGAGCCGCGAGGAGGACGTGGCCCGGATCGCGGCCATCGCCCAGGAACGCTTCGGCGGCTTCGACACCTGGGTGAACAACGCGGGCATCGGCATGTACGGCAGGCTGGAAGAACTCAACGTGGAGGACATGCGCCGCCTGTACGACGTGAACTTCTGGGGGCTGGTGTACGGCTCGCGTGAGGCGCTCAAGACGCTCAAAGCGCGCGGCGGCGCACTCATCAACGTGGGTAGCGTGGTCGGGGACCGTTCACTTCCGTTGCAGGGCCTCTATGCCTCGTCCAAGCACGCGGTCAAGGGCTTCACCGACGCGTTGCGGATGGAGCTGGAGGACGAGGGGGCACCCGTTTCGGTCACGCTCGTCAAGCCCGGCCCCATCGACACGCCCTTTCCCCTCAACGCGCGCAACTACCTGGATACCAAGCCCCAGCATGTGCCGCCCGTGTACGCGCCGGAGACGGTGGCCCGCGCCATTCTCCATGCGGCGGCCCATCCCATGCGGGACGTGTTCGTGGGTGGGGGTGGGCGGGGCATCGCCGCCTTCGGGAACCTCGCGCCCCGCGCCACCGACAAGGCGATGGAGGCGGGCGTCATTCCCGGCACCCAGAGCGGCGAGCCGCCCCTGCCGCCCGGCTCGGACAGCCTCTATCTGCCCACGGGCAAGCTCGCCGAGCGCGGCGACTACCCCGGCATGGTGCAGAAGGTCAGCGTCTATACGGAAGGAGCGATGCAGTCGCGCAAGATCGGCGTGGCGGTGGTGGCGGCGGGGCTGGTGGTGGCGCTGCTGAGTGCGGGGCGGAGGCGGTAG
- a CDS encoding catalase → MTEHKNNEDTLGTAVEGVGGATDPRMVQGEGERTLTTRQGHPVPNNQNQRTVGSRGPATLENYHFLEKISHFDRERIPERVVHARGAGAHGVFEAYGKVGDESISRYTRAKLFQEAGKQTPVFVRFSTVIHSSHSPETMRDPRGFAVKFYTEDGNWDLVGNNLKVFFIRDAIKFPDVIHSLKPDPVTNRQDGGRIFDFMSNTPEAMHMLTLLFSPHGIPANYRQMQGSGVNTYKWVNDRGEAVLVKYHWEPVQGIKNLTQPEAEAIQGKNINHATQDLYEAIERGDFPQWELLVQIMSDDDHPELDFDPLDDTKIWPRDQFPWLPVGKMTLNRNPQNYFAEVEQVAFGTGVLVDGLDFSDDKMLVGRTFSYSDTQRYRVGPNYLQLPVNAPKKHVATNQRDGQMTYRVDTAPTQNPHVNYEPSSLSGLEEAPRDRPDYTPWVEGHLVRASLERTNNFQQAGEQYRAFEDWERDDLINNLVENISAAQPHIQQRMVELFTQCDPDYGRRVAEGLAAHRVPSRTEKEEGAVVQAEERAKEAQPY, encoded by the coding sequence ATGACGGAGCACAAGAACAACGAGGACACGCTGGGAACGGCGGTGGAGGGCGTGGGCGGCGCGACCGATCCCCGCATGGTGCAGGGCGAGGGCGAGCGGACCCTGACCACCCGGCAGGGCCACCCGGTCCCCAACAACCAGAACCAGCGCACGGTGGGCAGCCGGGGACCGGCGACGCTGGAGAACTACCACTTCCTTGAGAAGATCAGCCACTTCGACCGCGAACGCATCCCCGAGCGGGTGGTCCACGCACGCGGGGCGGGGGCGCACGGCGTCTTCGAGGCCTACGGGAAAGTCGGCGACGAGTCGATCTCTAGGTACACACGCGCCAAGCTCTTTCAGGAGGCGGGCAAGCAGACACCCGTCTTCGTCCGCTTCTCGACCGTCATCCACTCCAGCCACTCGCCGGAGACGATGCGCGACCCGCGCGGCTTCGCGGTCAAGTTCTACACCGAGGACGGCAACTGGGACCTCGTGGGCAACAACCTCAAGGTCTTTTTCATCCGCGACGCGATCAAGTTCCCGGACGTGATCCACTCGCTGAAGCCCGATCCCGTGACGAACCGTCAGGACGGCGGGCGCATCTTCGACTTCATGAGCAACACGCCGGAAGCCATGCACATGCTGACTCTGCTGTTCTCGCCGCACGGCATCCCGGCGAACTACCGCCAGATGCAGGGGTCGGGCGTGAACACCTACAAGTGGGTGAACGACAGGGGTGAGGCCGTCCTCGTGAAGTACCACTGGGAGCCGGTGCAGGGGATCAAGAACCTGACCCAGCCCGAGGCCGAGGCCATCCAGGGCAAGAACATCAACCACGCCACCCAGGACCTGTACGAGGCCATCGAGCGCGGCGACTTCCCGCAGTGGGAACTCCTCGTCCAGATCATGTCGGACGACGACCACCCCGAACTCGACTTCGACCCCCTCGACGACACCAAAATCTGGCCGCGCGACCAGTTCCCGTGGCTGCCTGTCGGCAAGATGACCCTGAACCGCAACCCGCAGAACTACTTCGCGGAGGTCGAGCAGGTGGCCTTCGGCACGGGCGTCCTCGTGGACGGTCTGGACTTCAGCGACGACAAGATGCTGGTGGGCCGCACCTTCTCGTACTCGGACACGCAGCGCTACCGTGTGGGGCCGAACTACCTCCAGCTCCCGGTCAACGCGCCGAAAAAGCACGTCGCCACCAACCAGCGCGACGGGCAGATGACGTACCGGGTGGACACCGCGCCGACCCAGAACCCGCACGTCAACTACGAGCCGTCCAGCTTGAGCGGCTTGGAGGAGGCCCCGCGCGACCGGCCCGACTACACCCCCTGGGTCGAGGGGCACCTCGTCCGCGCGAGCCTCGAGCGCACGAACAACTTCCAGCAGGCGGGCGAGCAGTACCGCGCCTTCGAGGACTGGGAGCGTGACGACCTCATCAACAACCTCGTGGAGAACATATCGGCGGCCCAGCCGCACATCCAGCAGCGCATGGTCGAACTCTTCACCCAGTGCGACCCCGACTATGGACGCCGTGTGGCCGAGGGGCTGGCCGCGCACCGCGTCCCCAGCCGCACCGAGAAGGAGGAGGGCGCTGTCGTCCAGGCCGAGGAGCGGGCGAAGGAGGCCCAGCCGTACTGA
- a CDS encoding alpha/beta fold hydrolase has translation MFKRPTAALATLALSLGSLVAAQAAPQEGVVEVNGARIAYKSQGQGPAMLLIHGFPLNGEFFKNNRSELSKSFRVITIDLRGFGRSTAPDGNGSVQTYAQDALAVMDRLGVQKAVIGGMSMGGPILFEMYRRAPERFNGMVLIATTANPPSITEQNLWKGVGLQAQANGVPSIVPDLIKDMLTGRTQQARPDLKAFLENLMRGASLNGVLGGSAALANRPDSLPTLRTIRVPTLIIAGGEDTVYPVVFSQKMQQNIPNAQLVVVPGAAHAVNIENAAAANAAILQWATRNRLR, from the coding sequence ATGTTCAAACGTCCCACCGCCGCCCTCGCCACCCTCGCTCTCTCGCTCGGCTCCCTCGTCGCCGCACAGGCCGCGCCGCAGGAGGGGGTCGTGGAGGTGAACGGTGCCCGCATCGCCTACAAGTCGCAGGGGCAGGGTCCCGCGATGCTGCTCATCCACGGCTTCCCGCTGAACGGCGAGTTCTTCAAGAACAACCGCTCGGAGTTGAGCAAGAGCTTCCGCGTCATCACCATCGACCTGCGCGGCTTCGGCAGGAGCACGGCACCCGACGGCAACGGCTCGGTGCAGACCTACGCCCAAGATGCCCTGGCCGTCATGGACCGTCTCGGCGTGCAGAAGGCCGTCATCGGCGGGATGAGCATGGGCGGCCCCATCCTCTTCGAGATGTACCGCCGCGCGCCCGAGCGTTTCAACGGCATGGTCCTCATCGCCACGACCGCCAATCCGCCCTCCATCACCGAGCAGAATCTGTGGAAGGGCGTCGGCCTTCAGGCACAGGCGAACGGGGTGCCGTCCATCGTCCCCGATCTCATCAAGGACATGCTGACGGGCAGGACGCAGCAGGCGCGGCCCGATCTCAAGGCGTTCCTGGAGAACCTGATGCGCGGCGCGTCGCTGAACGGCGTGCTGGGCGGCTCGGCGGCGCTGGCGAACCGCCCCGACAGCCTGCCCACCCTGCGGACCATCCGGGTGCCCACCCTGATCATCGCCGGGGGCGAGGACACGGTGTACCCGGTCGTCTTCTCGCAGAAGATGCAGCAGAACATTCCCAACGCGCAGCTCGTGGTCGTGCCGGGCGCGGCCCACGCCGTCAACATCGAGAACGCGGCGGCGGCCAACGCGGCCATCTTGCAGTGGGCGACGCGCAACCGCCTGCGCTGA